Proteins from a single region of Ziziphus jujuba cultivar Dongzao chromosome 1, ASM3175591v1:
- the LOC107434309 gene encoding syntaxin-51, whose translation MASSSDSWTKEYNEALKLADDINGMISERGSLPASGPESQRHASAIRRKITILGTRLDSLLSLLSKLPGKQPISEKEMNRRKDMLSNLRSKVNQMASTLNMSNFAHRDSLLGPEIKPADAMSRTVGLDNRGLVGFQRQVMKEQDEGLEKLEETVVSTKHIAMAVNEELDLHTRLIDDLDSHVDVTDSRLRRVQRNLAILNKKTKGACSCMCMLLSVVGIVVLVAVIWMLVKYL comes from the exons ATGGCATCCTCTAGTGACTCGTGGACAAAAGAATACAATGAAGCATTAAAGCTTGCTGATGATATCAATGGCATGATATCCGAACGGGGTTCACTGCCTGCATCAGGACCCGAATCCCAGAGGCATGCCTCGGCCATTCGGAGGAAGATCACAATCTTAGGGACTAGACTTGATAGCTTACTGTCCCTTTTGTCTAAGCTTCCTGGAAAGCAGCCCAT ATCAGAGAAAGAGATGAATCGCCGCAAGGACATGCTTTCAAATTTGAGATCAAAAGTTAACCAGATGGCTTCGACATTGAACATGTCAAACTTTGCTCACAGGGATAGCTTGCTTGGACCTGAAATAAAGCCAGCTGATGCCATGAGTAGGACTGTGGGCTTGGACAACCGTGGCCTTGTTGGTTTTCAACGGCAAGTAATGAAAG AGCAAGATGAAGGTCTGGAGAAATTGGAAGAGACTGTAGTAAGCACAAAACATATTGCAATGGCTGTCAATGAAGAACTTGACCTACACACTAGACTTATT GATGACTTGGACAGCCATGTGGATGTTACAGACTCCCGGCTACGg CGGGTGCAGAGGAACTTGGCAATTTTGAACAAGAAGACAAAGGGTGCATGCTCCTGCATGTGCATGCTTTTATCAGTGGTTGGGATTGTAGTTTTGGTAGCTGTTATTTGGATGTTGGTCAAGTACTTGTAA
- the LOC107434317 gene encoding uncharacterized protein LOC107434317: MEEKEKKKKINNQNKKQKHQHPNDQTTKTSDFSFKPSSDVKVIVSAGNSLLNPSRPLELLQLLSFPPTTSTNIPTPTNNTNTTTNNYSGNKSNTKNANNHKLLFPSTTAFLPTNFTILAHHVWRTLTLGLGTKKSKVLLFVFETDSMKVSVDGVCPSEIPLGEVNKRLVRGLTGCEVARLKFRKGCVE, translated from the coding sequence atggaagaaaaagagaagaagaagaagatcaacAACCAAAACAAGAAGCAAAAACACCAGCACCCAAATGACCAAACCACAAAAACTTCAGATTTCTCTTTCAAACCCAGCTCTGATGTAAAAGTTATTGTTTCGGCGGGCAATTCATTGTTAAATCCTTCTAGGCCATTAGAACTCCTTCAACTCCTTTCTTTCCCACCCACAACAAGTACCAACATACCCACACCCACTAACAACACTAACACCACAACCAACAATTACAGTGGCAATAAATCAAACACCAAGAACGCAAACAACCATAAGCTTCTGTTCCCTTCAACCACAGCTTTCTTGCCCACAAACTTCACAATCTTGGCTCACCATGTTTGGCGCACACTCACTCTCGGGCTGGGAACCAAGAAATCCAAAGTCCTTCTCTTCGTGTTCGAAACCGATAGCATGAAGGTCTCGGTGGATGGGGTTTGCCCATCGGAGATTCCGCTAGGCGAAGTGAACAAGAGGCTGGTCAGGGGCTTGACTGGGTGCGAGGTGGCTCGGCTCAAGTTTAGAAAAGGGTGTGTCGAATGA
- the LOC107434313 gene encoding NADH dehydrogenase [ubiquinone] 1 alpha subcomplex subunit 2: MAWRQQLSRNLKELRILFCQSSPASSSARAFVEKNYKELKTLNPKLPILIRECSGIEPQIWARYDMGVERGVRLEGLSEAQISKALEDLVKVGASLKA, encoded by the exons ATGGCTTGGAGACAACAGCTATCTCGGAATCTGAAGGAGCTTAGGATCCTCTTCTGTCAATCATCCCCAGCAAGCTCCTCTGCCAG AGCTTTTGTGGAGAAAAATTACAAGGAGCTCAAAACATTGAACCCCAAGCTCCCAATTTTGATCCGGGAATGCAGCGGGATCGAGCCTCAGATATGGGCCAGATATG ACATGGGTGTTGAGAGGGGAGTTCGTCTGGAAGGTTTAAGTGAGGCACAAATATCAAAGGCACTTGAAGACCTTGTGAAAGTGGGTGCATCTCTTAAAGCTTAA